In one Musa acuminata AAA Group cultivar baxijiao chromosome BXJ2-5, Cavendish_Baxijiao_AAA, whole genome shotgun sequence genomic region, the following are encoded:
- the LOC135612282 gene encoding beta-galactosidase 8-like isoform X2 has translation MASTTTVELLLLLLLFLLLAAAAPGFSSSPELSSSPRSFHRRHGSPFLGQAANDRRFQISDDMFWKDDRPFRIIGGDVHYFRVLPQYWRDRLLRAKALGLNTIQTYVPWNLHEPEPNKWVFAGIADIEAYLKLAQELGFLVMLRAGPYICAEWDLGGFPAWLLAIEPPLKLRSSDMTFLHYVERWWAVFLPRIAPLLYQNGGPIIMVQVENEFGSYGDDKAYLHHLVTLARKHLGHDIILYTTDGGSRETLDKGTIPGEGVFSAVDFSTGEDPWPIFELQKKYNAPGQSPPLSAEFYTGWLTHWGEKNTETDANRTAAALENILSRNGSAVLYMAHGGTNFGFYSGANTGQNESDYKADLTSYDYDAPIKESGDVDNLKYKALRRVIQEYSGVVLSLPPPDNGKKGYGLVTVRKIASFFEVLDGMINPRTAVESEQPMAMESVGQMFGFLLYVSELPIMGTSSILKIQKVHDRAQVFVSCTMDKNGGSPRHVGVIERWSNRELVIPKVSCSSNISLFILVENLGRVNYGKYIFDRKGILSNVTVDGAVILGWKMYPISLDICSKLFNVNPIKQVSISRTEKISAEPGFYEGRFYIDSIEQVKDTFISFRGWNKGIAFVNNFNIGRFWPLFGPQCTLYVPAPILRQGENVVVILELHAPNPGLTINLVKKPDFTCGSKQYQK, from the exons ATGGCGTCGACGACGACTGtggagctcctcctcctcctcctcctcttcctccttctcgcGGCTGCCGCCCCCGGCTTCTCCTCTTCCCCCGAACTCTCTTCCTCCCCTCGGTCCTTCCATCGCCGCCATGGCTCCCCG TTCTTGGGACAGGCAGCCAATGATCGGAGGTTTCAGATTTCAGATGACATGTTTTGGAAAGATGATCGCCCTTTCCGCATCATCGGCGGTGATGTGCACTACTTCCGTGTTCTTCCGCAG TACTGGCGAGATAGACTCTTACGAGCAAAAGCTCTTGGTCTGAATACGATCCAGACTTATGTTCCTTGGAATTTGCATGAACCAGAGCCAAACAAATGGGTATTTGCGGGTATTGCGGACATTGAAGCCTATTTAAAGCTTGCCCAGGAATTAGGATTTCTTGTTATGCTTCGAGCTGGGCCATATATATGTGCAG AATGGGACTTGGGAGGTTTCCCTGCCTGGTTACTTGCGATAGAACCACCGCTTAAACTCAGATCATCAGACATGACATTTCTTCATTAT GTTGAAAGATGGTGGGCCGTCTTTCTTCCAAGAATAGCTCCACTATTGTATCAAAATGGAGGCCCCATCATTATGGTTCAG GTTGAAAATGAGTTTGGATCATATGGGGATGACAAAGCATATCTACATCATCTAGTTACTTTGGCTAGAAAGCACCTCGGGCATGACATTATTCT GTATACTACAGATGGAGGTTCTAGAGAAACTCTGGACAAGGGAACAATTCCTGGAGAGGGTGTTTTCTCAG CTGTTGATTTTTCAACTGGTGAGGATCCATGGCCTATATTTGAGTTGCAGAAGAAGTATAATGCCCCAGGACAATCACCACCTCTCTCAGC AGAATTCTATACAGGTTGGCTTACACATTGGGGTGAGAAGAATACAGAAACTGATGCCAATCGCACAGCTgcagctctagaaaatattttatcTCGAAATGGCTCTGCCGTGCTCTAT ATGGCTCATGGTGGAACCAATTTTGGATTTTACAGTGGTGCAAACACCGGGCAAAATGAATCTGATTACAAGGCTGACCTTACATCTTATGATTAT GATGCTCCAATCAAGGAGTCTGGTGATGTGGATAATCTGAAATATAAAG CATTAAGAAGAGTTATTCAAGAATATAGTGGAGTAGTTCTTTCTCTACCTCCTCCTGATAATGGAAAAAAGGGATATGGCCTGGTTACTGTCCGTAAGATTGCATCCTTTTTTGAGGTCCTTGATGGCATGATTAACCCAAGGACTGCTGTTGAAAGTGAACAACCTATGGCAATGGAATCAGTTGGCCAG ATGTTTGGGTTTCTGCTGTATGTTTCTGAATTACCTATAATGGGAACGAGTAGCATTTTAAAGATTCAGAAG GTGCATGATAGAGCCCAAGTTTTTGTTTCATGCACAATGGATAAGAATGGAGGTAGTCCTAGACATGTTGGTGTGATTGAAAGATGGTCAAATAGGGAACTTGTGATTCCCAAAGTTTCTTGTTCTTCTAATATCAGCTTATTTATTCTG GTGGAAAATTTGGGCCGTGTTAATTATGGAAAGTACATCTTTGATAGAAAG GGAATACTCTCTAATGTTACCGTTGATGGAGCCGTCATTCTTGGGTGGAAGATGTATCCAATTTCACTGGACATATGTAGCAAACTTTTCAATGTCAACCCAATCAAGCAAGTTTCTATTTCTAGGACAG AGAAGATTTCAGCAGAACCAGGATTTTACGAGGGCCGTTTCTACATTGATTCGATTGAACAAGTTAAAGATACATTTATATCTTTTCGTGGTTGGAACAAAGGGATTGCTTTTGTAAACAATTTTAATATTGGAAGATTCTGGCCG TTGTTTGGACCCCAATGCACGCTTTATGTGCCTGCACCTATACTTCGGCAAGGAGAAAATGTTGTG GTCATTTTAGAGTTACATGCGCCAAATCCTGGTCTCACAATCAACTTGGTGAAGAAGCCAGATTTCACTTGCGGATCAAAGCAATACCAGAAGTGA
- the LOC135612282 gene encoding beta-galactosidase 8-like isoform X3: MASTTTVELLLLLLLFLLLAAAAPGFSSSPELSSSPRSFHRRHGSPAANDRRFQISDDMFWKDDRPFRIIGGDVHYFRVLPQYWRDRLLRAKALGLNTIQTYVPWNLHEPEPNKWVFAGIADIEAYLKLAQELGFLVMLRAGPYICAEWDLGGFPAWLLAIEPPLKLRSSDMTFLHYVERWWAVFLPRIAPLLYQNGGPIIMVQVENEFGSYGDDKAYLHHLVTLARKHLGHDIILYTTDGGSRETLDKGTIPGEGVFSAVDFSTGEDPWPIFELQKKYNAPGQSPPLSAEFYTGWLTHWGEKNTETDANRTAAALENILSRNGSAVLYMAHGGTNFGFYSGANTGQNESDYKADLTSYDYDAPIKESGDVDNLKYKALRRVIQEYSGVVLSLPPPDNGKKGYGLVTVRKIASFFEVLDGMINPRTAVESEQPMAMESVGQMFGFLLYVSELPIMGTSSILKIQKVHDRAQVFVSCTMDKNGGSPRHVGVIERWSNRELVIPKVSCSSNISLFILVENLGRVNYGKYIFDRKGILSNVTVDGAVILGWKMYPISLDICSKLFNVNPIKQVSISRTAEKISAEPGFYEGRFYIDSIEQVKDTFISFRGWNKGIAFVNNFNIGRFWPLFGPQCTLYVPAPILRQGENVVVILELHAPNPGLTINLVKKPDFTCGSKQYQK, from the exons ATGGCGTCGACGACGACTGtggagctcctcctcctcctcctcctcttcctccttctcgcGGCTGCCGCCCCCGGCTTCTCCTCTTCCCCCGAACTCTCTTCCTCCCCTCGGTCCTTCCATCGCCGCCATGGCTCCCCG GCAGCCAATGATCGGAGGTTTCAGATTTCAGATGACATGTTTTGGAAAGATGATCGCCCTTTCCGCATCATCGGCGGTGATGTGCACTACTTCCGTGTTCTTCCGCAG TACTGGCGAGATAGACTCTTACGAGCAAAAGCTCTTGGTCTGAATACGATCCAGACTTATGTTCCTTGGAATTTGCATGAACCAGAGCCAAACAAATGGGTATTTGCGGGTATTGCGGACATTGAAGCCTATTTAAAGCTTGCCCAGGAATTAGGATTTCTTGTTATGCTTCGAGCTGGGCCATATATATGTGCAG AATGGGACTTGGGAGGTTTCCCTGCCTGGTTACTTGCGATAGAACCACCGCTTAAACTCAGATCATCAGACATGACATTTCTTCATTAT GTTGAAAGATGGTGGGCCGTCTTTCTTCCAAGAATAGCTCCACTATTGTATCAAAATGGAGGCCCCATCATTATGGTTCAG GTTGAAAATGAGTTTGGATCATATGGGGATGACAAAGCATATCTACATCATCTAGTTACTTTGGCTAGAAAGCACCTCGGGCATGACATTATTCT GTATACTACAGATGGAGGTTCTAGAGAAACTCTGGACAAGGGAACAATTCCTGGAGAGGGTGTTTTCTCAG CTGTTGATTTTTCAACTGGTGAGGATCCATGGCCTATATTTGAGTTGCAGAAGAAGTATAATGCCCCAGGACAATCACCACCTCTCTCAGC AGAATTCTATACAGGTTGGCTTACACATTGGGGTGAGAAGAATACAGAAACTGATGCCAATCGCACAGCTgcagctctagaaaatattttatcTCGAAATGGCTCTGCCGTGCTCTAT ATGGCTCATGGTGGAACCAATTTTGGATTTTACAGTGGTGCAAACACCGGGCAAAATGAATCTGATTACAAGGCTGACCTTACATCTTATGATTAT GATGCTCCAATCAAGGAGTCTGGTGATGTGGATAATCTGAAATATAAAG CATTAAGAAGAGTTATTCAAGAATATAGTGGAGTAGTTCTTTCTCTACCTCCTCCTGATAATGGAAAAAAGGGATATGGCCTGGTTACTGTCCGTAAGATTGCATCCTTTTTTGAGGTCCTTGATGGCATGATTAACCCAAGGACTGCTGTTGAAAGTGAACAACCTATGGCAATGGAATCAGTTGGCCAG ATGTTTGGGTTTCTGCTGTATGTTTCTGAATTACCTATAATGGGAACGAGTAGCATTTTAAAGATTCAGAAG GTGCATGATAGAGCCCAAGTTTTTGTTTCATGCACAATGGATAAGAATGGAGGTAGTCCTAGACATGTTGGTGTGATTGAAAGATGGTCAAATAGGGAACTTGTGATTCCCAAAGTTTCTTGTTCTTCTAATATCAGCTTATTTATTCTG GTGGAAAATTTGGGCCGTGTTAATTATGGAAAGTACATCTTTGATAGAAAG GGAATACTCTCTAATGTTACCGTTGATGGAGCCGTCATTCTTGGGTGGAAGATGTATCCAATTTCACTGGACATATGTAGCAAACTTTTCAATGTCAACCCAATCAAGCAAGTTTCTATTTCTAGGACAG CAGAGAAGATTTCAGCAGAACCAGGATTTTACGAGGGCCGTTTCTACATTGATTCGATTGAACAAGTTAAAGATACATTTATATCTTTTCGTGGTTGGAACAAAGGGATTGCTTTTGTAAACAATTTTAATATTGGAAGATTCTGGCCG TTGTTTGGACCCCAATGCACGCTTTATGTGCCTGCACCTATACTTCGGCAAGGAGAAAATGTTGTG GTCATTTTAGAGTTACATGCGCCAAATCCTGGTCTCACAATCAACTTGGTGAAGAAGCCAGATTTCACTTGCGGATCAAAGCAATACCAGAAGTGA
- the LOC135612282 gene encoding beta-galactosidase 8-like isoform X1, with the protein MASTTTVELLLLLLLFLLLAAAAPGFSSSPELSSSPRSFHRRHGSPFLGQAANDRRFQISDDMFWKDDRPFRIIGGDVHYFRVLPQYWRDRLLRAKALGLNTIQTYVPWNLHEPEPNKWVFAGIADIEAYLKLAQELGFLVMLRAGPYICAEWDLGGFPAWLLAIEPPLKLRSSDMTFLHYVERWWAVFLPRIAPLLYQNGGPIIMVQVENEFGSYGDDKAYLHHLVTLARKHLGHDIILYTTDGGSRETLDKGTIPGEGVFSAVDFSTGEDPWPIFELQKKYNAPGQSPPLSAEFYTGWLTHWGEKNTETDANRTAAALENILSRNGSAVLYMAHGGTNFGFYSGANTGQNESDYKADLTSYDYDAPIKESGDVDNLKYKALRRVIQEYSGVVLSLPPPDNGKKGYGLVTVRKIASFFEVLDGMINPRTAVESEQPMAMESVGQMFGFLLYVSELPIMGTSSILKIQKVHDRAQVFVSCTMDKNGGSPRHVGVIERWSNRELVIPKVSCSSNISLFILVENLGRVNYGKYIFDRKGILSNVTVDGAVILGWKMYPISLDICSKLFNVNPIKQVSISRTAEKISAEPGFYEGRFYIDSIEQVKDTFISFRGWNKGIAFVNNFNIGRFWPLFGPQCTLYVPAPILRQGENVVVILELHAPNPGLTINLVKKPDFTCGSKQYQK; encoded by the exons ATGGCGTCGACGACGACTGtggagctcctcctcctcctcctcctcttcctccttctcgcGGCTGCCGCCCCCGGCTTCTCCTCTTCCCCCGAACTCTCTTCCTCCCCTCGGTCCTTCCATCGCCGCCATGGCTCCCCG TTCTTGGGACAGGCAGCCAATGATCGGAGGTTTCAGATTTCAGATGACATGTTTTGGAAAGATGATCGCCCTTTCCGCATCATCGGCGGTGATGTGCACTACTTCCGTGTTCTTCCGCAG TACTGGCGAGATAGACTCTTACGAGCAAAAGCTCTTGGTCTGAATACGATCCAGACTTATGTTCCTTGGAATTTGCATGAACCAGAGCCAAACAAATGGGTATTTGCGGGTATTGCGGACATTGAAGCCTATTTAAAGCTTGCCCAGGAATTAGGATTTCTTGTTATGCTTCGAGCTGGGCCATATATATGTGCAG AATGGGACTTGGGAGGTTTCCCTGCCTGGTTACTTGCGATAGAACCACCGCTTAAACTCAGATCATCAGACATGACATTTCTTCATTAT GTTGAAAGATGGTGGGCCGTCTTTCTTCCAAGAATAGCTCCACTATTGTATCAAAATGGAGGCCCCATCATTATGGTTCAG GTTGAAAATGAGTTTGGATCATATGGGGATGACAAAGCATATCTACATCATCTAGTTACTTTGGCTAGAAAGCACCTCGGGCATGACATTATTCT GTATACTACAGATGGAGGTTCTAGAGAAACTCTGGACAAGGGAACAATTCCTGGAGAGGGTGTTTTCTCAG CTGTTGATTTTTCAACTGGTGAGGATCCATGGCCTATATTTGAGTTGCAGAAGAAGTATAATGCCCCAGGACAATCACCACCTCTCTCAGC AGAATTCTATACAGGTTGGCTTACACATTGGGGTGAGAAGAATACAGAAACTGATGCCAATCGCACAGCTgcagctctagaaaatattttatcTCGAAATGGCTCTGCCGTGCTCTAT ATGGCTCATGGTGGAACCAATTTTGGATTTTACAGTGGTGCAAACACCGGGCAAAATGAATCTGATTACAAGGCTGACCTTACATCTTATGATTAT GATGCTCCAATCAAGGAGTCTGGTGATGTGGATAATCTGAAATATAAAG CATTAAGAAGAGTTATTCAAGAATATAGTGGAGTAGTTCTTTCTCTACCTCCTCCTGATAATGGAAAAAAGGGATATGGCCTGGTTACTGTCCGTAAGATTGCATCCTTTTTTGAGGTCCTTGATGGCATGATTAACCCAAGGACTGCTGTTGAAAGTGAACAACCTATGGCAATGGAATCAGTTGGCCAG ATGTTTGGGTTTCTGCTGTATGTTTCTGAATTACCTATAATGGGAACGAGTAGCATTTTAAAGATTCAGAAG GTGCATGATAGAGCCCAAGTTTTTGTTTCATGCACAATGGATAAGAATGGAGGTAGTCCTAGACATGTTGGTGTGATTGAAAGATGGTCAAATAGGGAACTTGTGATTCCCAAAGTTTCTTGTTCTTCTAATATCAGCTTATTTATTCTG GTGGAAAATTTGGGCCGTGTTAATTATGGAAAGTACATCTTTGATAGAAAG GGAATACTCTCTAATGTTACCGTTGATGGAGCCGTCATTCTTGGGTGGAAGATGTATCCAATTTCACTGGACATATGTAGCAAACTTTTCAATGTCAACCCAATCAAGCAAGTTTCTATTTCTAGGACAG CAGAGAAGATTTCAGCAGAACCAGGATTTTACGAGGGCCGTTTCTACATTGATTCGATTGAACAAGTTAAAGATACATTTATATCTTTTCGTGGTTGGAACAAAGGGATTGCTTTTGTAAACAATTTTAATATTGGAAGATTCTGGCCG TTGTTTGGACCCCAATGCACGCTTTATGTGCCTGCACCTATACTTCGGCAAGGAGAAAATGTTGTG GTCATTTTAGAGTTACATGCGCCAAATCCTGGTCTCACAATCAACTTGGTGAAGAAGCCAGATTTCACTTGCGGATCAAAGCAATACCAGAAGTGA
- the LOC103984705 gene encoding 1-aminocyclopropane-1-carboxylate oxidase 1: MVGTHCTWISNTIRRPISKQAAHRVKERSKAMEVPAIDLAEFESEERSKAMSRFHQVCGNWGFFWVENHGVAVALMEEVKRHVYSHYDKCLKERFYDSELAKGLGPQTDAAEVDWETTYFVQHQPESSTEDDLGLGVEFREAMDAYVSQLTKLAEKLAELVSENLGLDDDHLKKTFAPPFVGTKVAMYPQCPQPELVTGLRGHSDAGGIILLLQDDTVPGLEFYKDGEWVPVTPNKGNRIFVNFGDQVEVVSNGLYRSMWHRVLADKHGSRLSVATFYNPGGDAIVGPAPKLLYPGGYRFQDYLHYYFGTKFSDKGARFQAVKEMLE, encoded by the exons ATGGTAGGGACGCACTGCACTTGGATTTCCAATACCATACGACGCCCCATCTCAAAGCAAG CTGCACATCGAGTCAAGGAGAGGAGCAAAGCCATGGAGGTCCCTGCGATCGACCTTGCGGAGTTCGAGAGTGAGGAGAGGAGCAAAGCCATGTCTCGATTTCACCAAGTGTGCGGGAATTGGGGCTTCTTCTGG GTCGAGAACCATGGAGTAGCTGTGGCTTTGATGGAGGAGGTGAAGAGACATGTGTACTCCCACTACGACAAGTGCCTCAAGGAAAGGTTCTACGACTCGGAGTTGGCGAAGGGACTCGGGCCTCAAACCGATGCCGCAGAAGTCGACTGGGAGACCACCTACTTCGTGCAGCATCAGCCGGAATCAAGCACGGAAGACGACCTCGGCCTCGGGGTAGAATTCCG CGAAGCCATGGATGCTTATGTCAGCCAACTGACCAAGCTCGCGGAGAAGCTCGCGGAGTTGGTCAGCGAGAACCTGGGACTGGACGATGATCATCTGAAGAAGACATTTGCGCCTCCATTTGTGGGCACGAAGGTGGCCATGTACCCACAGTGTCCTCAGCCGGAGCTGGTGACGGGCCTCCGCGGCCACAGCGACGCCGGCGGCATCATCCTGCTGCTACAGGACGACACAGTCCCAGGCCTGGAGTTCTACAAGGACGGGGAATGGGTGCCGGTGACTCCGAACAAAGGAAACCGCATCTTCGTCAACTTCGGCGATCAGGTGGAGGTGGTCAGCAATGGCTTGTACAGGAGCATGTGGCACCGGGTGCTGGCCGATAAGCACGGCAGCCGGCTCTCCGTGGCGACGTTCTACAATCCGGGCGGCGATGCCATCGTCGGGCCGGCTCCGAAGCTGCTGTACCCCGGCGGATACCGGTTCCAGGACTACCTCCATTACTACTTCGGGACCAAGTTCTCAGACAAAGGAGCAAGGTTTCAGGCCGTCAAGGAAATGCTCGAGTGA
- the LOC103984824 gene encoding uncharacterized protein LOC103984824 isoform X2 has translation MKGLNGYRLGFAVSVPLAGYFIANPRPAASASSAGAESRVAVGKSDVPVSSGGVRNLKDEIHIQEIEEALANIIHGTSTTRTTTTMAINSIQEHSESSKDSWDEDGSLLPQLKQPLPQDPESSPMKLTHGELGVEKVDMEQEIAYVQERDRSNLMDHLRELEDQLRIKMMKADSLSLQVESLNEEHQSPRIQDSAHLGAIGELESVEMMINRLLTVLKSHWLTISDDKNQKLPMELEDEQSNFGNTNSNSEQKNLMLIQRLESAENLASSCFAPTGQEVEAPETNYTIEANETARDIGQQSDDHSKEIVQVLEVRLIEDCSNFEQRKPEFSSEKGEESCTSELVSAETEKKHANLANMEKNLYLEESDTQVPENSDEPMNSSSDVSSTTSSSSVGKSKHQSPHRRKLFSKLKKMLSGRHSHSKEKIYRNKTPIICASSDTRESVSACSSDDARSNSSYSMLSCFMEEDALADGLSKTKSSIDRWKSNSAWCQSFFRYPIGIPQAKSCGLRDEDMVACCKSNQGEPLFHKRNGYRR, from the exons ATGAAAGGCTTGAATGGTTACAGGCTTGGTTTTGCGGTATCTGTTCCCCTTGCCGGATACTTCATTGCGAATCCGAGACCAGCGGCCTCCGCCTCTTCAG CGGGCGCCGAGTCACGAGTTGCTGTTGGCAAATCGGATGTTCCTGTATCCTCTGGAGGTGTCAGAAACCTAAAAGATGAGATCCACATCCAAGAAATT GAGGAAGCCTTGGCAAATATAATTCATGGCACTTCTACCACCAGAACCACCACCACCATGGCCATCAACTCCATCCAGGAACATTCTGAAAGCAGCAAGGATTCCTGGGATGAAGACGGATCCCTCTTGCCACAACTCAAGCAGCCGTTACCACAAGATCCCGAGAGCAGCCCGATGAAACTCACGCACGGCGAGTTAGGTGTTGAGAAGGTGGACATGGAGCAAGAAATTGCATACGTTCAGGAGAGGGACAGAAGCAATCTGATGGATCACCTGAGAGAGCTTGAGGACCAGTTAAGAATCAAGATGATGAAGGCCGACAGTTTGTCCCTGCAAGTTGAGTCCTTGAATGAAGAGCATCAAAGTCCAAGAATTCAGGACTCGGCGCACTTAGGAGCGATCGGCGAGCTTGAATCCGTGGAGATGATGATAAACCGTCTCCTAACTGTGTTGAAATCACATTGGTTAACAATCTCTGATGATAAGAACCAGAAGCTGCCGATGGAGTTGGAAGATGAGCAGAGCAATTTTGGCAACACTAACTCGAATTCGGAACAGAAGAATCTGATGTTGATTCAGAGACTGGAGTCTGCAGAAAATCTAGCTTCTTCCTGTTTTGCTCCTACAGGCCAAGAG GTGGAAGCTCCGGAAACAAACTACACGATCGAAGCAAATGAAACGGCAAGGGATATCGGGCAGCAATCGGATGATCATAGCAAAGAAATTGTGCAAGTGTTGGAAGTTAGATTGATCGAAGACTGCTCAAATTTTGAGCAAAGGAAACCTGAGTTCTCTTCCGAGAAAGGAGAAGAAAGCTGCACAAGTGAGTTGGTGAGTGCTGAGACAGAGAAGAAACATGCAAATTTGGCTAACATGGAGAAGAATTTGTACCTTGAGGAATCTGATACGCAGGTGCCAGAGAACAGTGACGAGCCTATGAACAGTTCCTCTGATGTATCTTCCACGACGAGCAGTAGCAGTGTAGGCAAATCTAAACATCAGAGCCCACATAGAAGAAAACTATTTAGCAAGCTCAAGAAAATGTTGTCGGGAAGGCACAGCCACAGTAAGGAAAAGATCTACAGAAATAAAACACCTATAATCTGTGCCAGTTCTGATACCAGGGAATCAGTTTCCGCATGTAGCTCGGATGATGCGAGGAGTAATTCTTCTTACAGCATGCTTTCATGCTTCATGGAGGAGGATGCCTTGGCCGACGGTTTGTCCAAGACAAAATCCAGCATTGATCGATGGAAGAGTAATTCTGCATGGTGTCAGAGCTTCTTCAGATATCCAATTGGAATTCCACAAGCAAAGAGTTGTGGTCTACGAGATGAAGATATGGTTGCATGCTGCAAAAGCAATCAGGGAGAACCCCTATTCCATAAAAGAAATGGCTACCGGAGATGA
- the LOC103984824 gene encoding uncharacterized protein LOC103984824 isoform X1 yields MVTGLVLRYLFPLPDTSLRIRDQRPPPLQVSDLTTPIRSFCISTPESPQEPIHFMMMSFPFDPLTAGAESRVAVGKSDVPVSSGGVRNLKDEIHIQEIEEALANIIHGTSTTRTTTTMAINSIQEHSESSKDSWDEDGSLLPQLKQPLPQDPESSPMKLTHGELGVEKVDMEQEIAYVQERDRSNLMDHLRELEDQLRIKMMKADSLSLQVESLNEEHQSPRIQDSAHLGAIGELESVEMMINRLLTVLKSHWLTISDDKNQKLPMELEDEQSNFGNTNSNSEQKNLMLIQRLESAENLASSCFAPTGQEVEAPETNYTIEANETARDIGQQSDDHSKEIVQVLEVRLIEDCSNFEQRKPEFSSEKGEESCTSELVSAETEKKHANLANMEKNLYLEESDTQVPENSDEPMNSSSDVSSTTSSSSVGKSKHQSPHRRKLFSKLKKMLSGRHSHSKEKIYRNKTPIICASSDTRESVSACSSDDARSNSSYSMLSCFMEEDALADGLSKTKSSIDRWKSNSAWCQSFFRYPIGIPQAKSCGLRDEDMVACCKSNQGEPLFHKRNGYRR; encoded by the exons ATGGTTACAGGCTTGGTTTTGCGGTATCTGTTCCCCTTGCCGGATACTTCATTGCGAATCCGAGACCAGCGGCCTCCGCCTCTTCAGGTCTCTGATCTCACCACCCCCATCCGATCCTTTTGCATTTCTACTCCCGAGTCCCCCCAAGAACCAATCCATTTTATGATGATGTCTTTTCCTTTCGATCCGTTGACAGCGGGCGCCGAGTCACGAGTTGCTGTTGGCAAATCGGATGTTCCTGTATCCTCTGGAGGTGTCAGAAACCTAAAAGATGAGATCCACATCCAAGAAATT GAGGAAGCCTTGGCAAATATAATTCATGGCACTTCTACCACCAGAACCACCACCACCATGGCCATCAACTCCATCCAGGAACATTCTGAAAGCAGCAAGGATTCCTGGGATGAAGACGGATCCCTCTTGCCACAACTCAAGCAGCCGTTACCACAAGATCCCGAGAGCAGCCCGATGAAACTCACGCACGGCGAGTTAGGTGTTGAGAAGGTGGACATGGAGCAAGAAATTGCATACGTTCAGGAGAGGGACAGAAGCAATCTGATGGATCACCTGAGAGAGCTTGAGGACCAGTTAAGAATCAAGATGATGAAGGCCGACAGTTTGTCCCTGCAAGTTGAGTCCTTGAATGAAGAGCATCAAAGTCCAAGAATTCAGGACTCGGCGCACTTAGGAGCGATCGGCGAGCTTGAATCCGTGGAGATGATGATAAACCGTCTCCTAACTGTGTTGAAATCACATTGGTTAACAATCTCTGATGATAAGAACCAGAAGCTGCCGATGGAGTTGGAAGATGAGCAGAGCAATTTTGGCAACACTAACTCGAATTCGGAACAGAAGAATCTGATGTTGATTCAGAGACTGGAGTCTGCAGAAAATCTAGCTTCTTCCTGTTTTGCTCCTACAGGCCAAGAG GTGGAAGCTCCGGAAACAAACTACACGATCGAAGCAAATGAAACGGCAAGGGATATCGGGCAGCAATCGGATGATCATAGCAAAGAAATTGTGCAAGTGTTGGAAGTTAGATTGATCGAAGACTGCTCAAATTTTGAGCAAAGGAAACCTGAGTTCTCTTCCGAGAAAGGAGAAGAAAGCTGCACAAGTGAGTTGGTGAGTGCTGAGACAGAGAAGAAACATGCAAATTTGGCTAACATGGAGAAGAATTTGTACCTTGAGGAATCTGATACGCAGGTGCCAGAGAACAGTGACGAGCCTATGAACAGTTCCTCTGATGTATCTTCCACGACGAGCAGTAGCAGTGTAGGCAAATCTAAACATCAGAGCCCACATAGAAGAAAACTATTTAGCAAGCTCAAGAAAATGTTGTCGGGAAGGCACAGCCACAGTAAGGAAAAGATCTACAGAAATAAAACACCTATAATCTGTGCCAGTTCTGATACCAGGGAATCAGTTTCCGCATGTAGCTCGGATGATGCGAGGAGTAATTCTTCTTACAGCATGCTTTCATGCTTCATGGAGGAGGATGCCTTGGCCGACGGTTTGTCCAAGACAAAATCCAGCATTGATCGATGGAAGAGTAATTCTGCATGGTGTCAGAGCTTCTTCAGATATCCAATTGGAATTCCACAAGCAAAGAGTTGTGGTCTACGAGATGAAGATATGGTTGCATGCTGCAAAAGCAATCAGGGAGAACCCCTATTCCATAAAAGAAATGGCTACCGGAGATGA